From the Streptomyces nigrescens genome, one window contains:
- a CDS encoding biotin transporter BioY, which translates to MSTAALTRPGTVLADLLPAATASRARVRDAALVLGGAALTGIAAQIAVPVPGSPVPVTGQTFAALLVGASLGAGRGLLSLALYALAGLAGMPWFAGGASGAGGATFGYIVGMLLAATAVGALARRGGDRGVLRTAATMAAGMALIYAVGVPYLALSTGMSLGEAVAVGMVPFLIGDALKAALAMGALPTAWKLAGRR; encoded by the coding sequence ATGAGCACTGCAGCTCTCACCCGTCCTGGCACGGTCCTCGCCGATCTGCTGCCGGCCGCCACCGCCTCCCGCGCCCGCGTCCGTGACGCCGCGCTGGTGCTCGGTGGAGCCGCGCTCACCGGTATCGCGGCCCAGATCGCCGTCCCGGTCCCCGGCTCCCCGGTCCCGGTCACCGGCCAGACCTTCGCCGCCCTGCTGGTCGGCGCCTCGCTCGGGGCGGGCCGCGGTCTGCTGTCGCTGGCGCTGTACGCCCTGGCGGGGCTCGCGGGCATGCCGTGGTTCGCCGGCGGTGCCTCGGGCGCCGGCGGGGCCACCTTCGGCTACATCGTGGGCATGCTGCTGGCCGCCACCGCCGTGGGCGCGCTGGCCCGCCGCGGCGGCGACCGCGGGGTGCTGCGCACCGCCGCCACCATGGCCGCCGGCATGGCCCTGATCTACGCCGTCGGCGTCCCCTACCTGGCCCTGAGCACCGGGATGTCCCTCGGCGAGGCGGTCGCCGTCGGCATGGTCCCGTTCCTCATCGGCGACGCCCTCAAGGCCGCGCTGGCGATGGGCGCGCTGCCCACGGCCTGGAAGCTGGCCGGGCGCCGCTGA
- a CDS encoding amino acid permease: MGAHPPTTKVVPTAGDPGSGVTGGQSQDGLQAGLKNRHLSMIAIGGVIGAGLFVGSGAGIAAAGPGILLSYALTGLLVVLVMRMLGEMAAASPTSGSFSAYADRALGRWAGFTIGWLYWFFWSVVLAVEATAAAAILTGWVPAVPQWAWALLVMIVLTGTNLVSVGSFGEFEFWFAGIKVVAIVIFIVVGAMAIFGLPPGGDPVGVSHLTGDGGFLPNGPGAILSGMLLVVFSFMGSEIVTLAASESPNPVQAVRKAVNSVIWRIALFYIGSITVIVTLLPWDDPAVAKSPYVAVLKSLEIPYAGTVMDVVVLTAVLSCLNSGLYTASRMAFSLGQRGDAPKSFATVNKGGVPAVAIYASVAFGFIATIFSYTSKDTIFQFLLNSSGAVALFVWLVICLSQLRMRRIIERETPERLTVRMWLYPWLTYATIGLIVFVIGYMFYDPDGREQMILSVVAAVVVLAVGLILDRRRPRERDAVEAERV; the protein is encoded by the coding sequence ATGGGCGCGCACCCGCCTACCACCAAAGTGGTCCCCACTGCCGGTGACCCCGGCAGCGGTGTGACCGGGGGGCAGTCGCAGGACGGACTGCAGGCAGGACTCAAGAACCGCCACCTGTCGATGATCGCCATCGGCGGGGTCATCGGCGCCGGCCTGTTCGTCGGTTCCGGCGCCGGGATCGCGGCCGCCGGACCGGGCATCCTGCTCTCGTACGCGCTGACCGGCCTGCTGGTCGTGCTCGTGATGCGGATGCTGGGTGAGATGGCCGCGGCCTCTCCCACCTCGGGGTCGTTCTCCGCCTACGCGGACCGGGCGCTGGGCCGCTGGGCCGGTTTCACGATCGGCTGGCTGTACTGGTTCTTCTGGTCGGTCGTGCTGGCCGTCGAGGCGACCGCGGCCGCCGCGATCCTCACCGGGTGGGTCCCGGCCGTCCCGCAGTGGGCCTGGGCTCTGCTGGTGATGATCGTGCTGACCGGTACGAATCTGGTCTCGGTCGGGTCGTTCGGCGAGTTCGAGTTCTGGTTCGCCGGGATCAAGGTCGTGGCGATCGTCATCTTCATCGTGGTCGGCGCGATGGCGATATTCGGGCTGCCGCCGGGCGGTGACCCGGTCGGGGTGTCGCATCTGACCGGGGACGGCGGGTTCCTGCCGAACGGTCCCGGCGCGATCCTCTCCGGCATGCTGCTGGTGGTCTTCTCCTTCATGGGCAGCGAGATCGTCACGCTGGCGGCGAGCGAGTCGCCCAACCCGGTGCAGGCCGTCCGCAAGGCCGTCAACAGCGTCATCTGGCGGATCGCGCTCTTCTACATCGGCTCGATCACGGTGATCGTGACGCTGCTGCCGTGGGACGACCCGGCGGTGGCGAAGAGCCCGTACGTGGCCGTGCTGAAGTCGCTGGAGATCCCGTACGCGGGCACCGTGATGGACGTCGTGGTGCTGACCGCGGTGCTGTCCTGTCTGAACTCCGGGCTCTACACCGCCTCCCGGATGGCGTTCTCGCTCGGTCAGCGCGGCGATGCGCCGAAGTCGTTCGCCACCGTCAACAAGGGCGGTGTCCCGGCGGTCGCGATCTACGCGTCGGTCGCCTTCGGCTTCATCGCGACGATCTTCAGCTACACCTCGAAGGACACCATCTTCCAGTTCCTGCTGAACTCGTCGGGCGCGGTGGCACTGTTCGTCTGGCTGGTCATCTGTCTCTCGCAGCTGCGGATGCGCCGGATCATCGAGCGGGAGACGCCGGAGCGGCTGACGGTGCGGATGTGGCTGTACCCGTGGCTGACGTACGCGACGATCGGGCTGATCGTCTTCGTCATCGGCTACATGTTCTACGACCCGGACGGGCGCGAGCAGATGATCCTTTCGGTCGTCGCGGCCGTGGTGGTGCTGGCGGTCGGGCTGATCCTGGACCGCCGCCGCCCGCGGGAGCGGGACGCGGTCGAGGCCGAGCGCGTGTAA
- a CDS encoding ribose-5-phosphate isomerase: protein MRVYLGSDHAGFDLKNHLVEWLKAHGHEPVDCGPHIYDAQDDYPPFCLRAAEKTAADPDSLGIVIGGSGNGEQIAANKVKGVRAALAWSEETAKLGREHNNANVISVGGRMHTEEEATKFIEVFLSTPYSGEERHTRRIEMLSAYETTGELPAIPAHHPQG from the coding sequence ATGCGCGTGTACCTCGGCTCCGACCATGCCGGTTTTGACCTCAAGAACCACCTCGTCGAGTGGCTCAAGGCCCATGGCCACGAGCCCGTCGACTGCGGACCCCACATCTACGACGCCCAGGACGACTACCCGCCGTTCTGCCTGCGCGCCGCGGAGAAGACCGCCGCCGACCCGGACAGCCTCGGCATCGTGATCGGCGGCTCCGGCAACGGCGAGCAGATCGCCGCCAACAAGGTCAAGGGCGTGCGGGCCGCGCTGGCCTGGAGCGAGGAGACCGCCAAGCTCGGCCGCGAGCACAACAACGCCAACGTCATCTCCGTGGGCGGCCGGATGCACACCGAGGAAGAGGCGACCAAGTTCATCGAGGTCTTCCTCAGCACCCCCTACTCGGGTGAGGAGCGCCACACCCGCCGCATCGAGATGCTCTCGGCCTACGAGACCACCGGCGAGCTGCCCGCCATCCCGGCCCACCACCCGCAGGGCTGA